The genomic DNA AACTCAGGCTCCGTCGTACCGGCACCATCGATGTAATAAATTGTGTCGGGATTGATTTTTATCAATACGTAATTAGGGTCTTCAGGACCGAGTAACCAACGTTTTAAGCTATTATTCCAAAACTTGTTTTTTAATGTTGAGTCTTCCTCGATTGAAGCTAATCCTTCAACTTCAATATAATCTTCATCTAATTTTTTTCCTTCTCGTCCGAGTAGTACATGGACATTAGGATTTTGTTCAATATCTGTTATCTTTTTTGATTGTCGATCTGTTGCAACATATAGTACAAAATCTTCATGGAAAAACATCATAAAGGCACTATGCGGTTTCTCGTTACGTACTGTGGATAATACACCGGTACGTTGTCCTTGGATAATAGTTGCAATTTTCTCTTTTAAGTGCATATTCTTTACCTCTTTTCCTAATTTATATTTTCTCTGTTTAAACAAGATAATTTAAATATCTTTCATACTGTTTTCTTCAAGTCGATTTTTTAAACGTAATTGTGATGAAATCGGACAAGTTAGGAGAAGAATAATAATAATATTGAGGAGAAATACATACGATGGAAGGGTGAAAAGCATGTTTAATAAAATATTTCTTATAGTAGCACTTATAGGTGTACCACTATCTGTACTTGGAAAAACACTTCATTGGCCAGAAACAATTATGTTCGCTGTGTATTGTATTACGATTATCGCGTTAGCTGGTTTTATGGGGAGAGCAACAGAGAGTTTAGCAATTGTATCTGGTCCTAGAATAGGCGGATTATTAAATGCTACTTTCGGTAATGCTGTTGAACTTATCATTTCAATTTTTGCACTTCAAGCAGGGTTAATTGAAGTGGTGTTAGCTTCTTTAACGGGTTCTGTACTTGGAAATTTATTATTAGTAGGAGGACTATCCTTCTTTGTAGGTGGACTTAAATATAAAAGGCAAAGCTTTAACGTTTACGATGCAAGGCATAATTCAGCTTTATTAATATTTGCTGTTGTCGTGGCCTTTGTTATTCCAGAGATTTTTTCAATGAAGATGGACGCTGGCAAGACGTATCAATTAAGTATAGGTGTTTCTATTATTATGATTATCATGTACATTGCTGCATTACTATTTAAGTTAGTTACGCACCGTGGTGTATATCAACATAAAAGTGACGAAGTAGCGCATGAAGAAGAGCCAGAGTGGTCGAAAGGGAAGGCACTCCTTATTTTAGCGATAGCAACACTGGCGGTAGCTTATGTATCAGAGGCGCTCGTGCATACTTTTGAAACTGTTGCAAAATCATTTGGTTGGTCAGAATTATTTATAGGGGTTATTATCGTTGCAATTGTTGGAAATGCAGCGGAACATGCATCTGCAATTATTATGGCTTATAAAAATAAAGTAAATATTGCAGTCGAAATTGCAATAGGTTCTACATTACAAATCGCCATGTTTGTTGCTCCTGTACTAGTATTGCTATCTATGTTCTTCGCGCAGAGGATGCCTTTAGTATTTACCATACCAGAACTTGTATCTATGATTACAGCCGTTTTCTTAACGATTGCGATTTCAAATGATGGAGATACAAACTGGTTTGAAGGCGGCACTTTACTAGCGGCGTATGTCATTATGGGAATTGGTTTTTATTTATTATGAAAAATAGGCATAACAATTGTGCTCAGAGAAAACAATAAACAAAGTAGTATATATACCTTTACATAGGAAGGAGCCAGACAGGTGAAACGAGTATACAGCATATGTCTTTCAACTATGGTCTCGTTTATTTTATTATTTCCTAACATGAGTTTTGCAAAGACAACAGTAGGAACAAAAATGCCTTCATCTGTTTTAAATATTTCAAAAGACAATACATTTCCAAATGATGCGCAAGATTTGCCACGTTTACAGCCAAGTAAGTTTGCTCAAGAACTATTGAAAACAGCTAATATTAAAATTGAAAATCCAGACTTAATTCGGATGTTTAATGAAACGACAATTTCAAATGCGCCGCTTGCAGTAGGGTACCGGGCAAAAATTTATTTAGGTCAATGGGCTTTACATTATGAATCAGTAGACACATCGATTAATTGGGAATATAAACAAGTGAATCGAAATGTGTATGATAATCGCGGAGGAGACCGTTTATATCCACTTCGCTATAAGCAAGAAACACAAAAGACGGTTGAAGGCGATTTAACAGCAGATATGAAAGATGCTGCAGATGTGAAAAAAATGATGCTTCTCAAAGCGCTTGAAAAAGTACAATTGCCCCTTTCGTTTAAAACAACTATTGGTTATGGTACTGGACATGAGCGTGTGTATAATATTAGTCCGAGTCAACTCGGATATTTATACGCTTATACACCAGCAGTAAATGAAAAGGGAAAAGTAACATTTGGAGAAGTGTATCTTGTATTAAAGGGAAATCAAAAAAGACTTGTTGTGAAAAATATTACTTCTCAAGGAATTGGAGCGGCGATTCCAATTCATGATCATTTATTTTTTAAATTCATTTCTTCTTCCCACTCGCAATAACATAAAAAAACGTCAGCTTATAAGCTGACGTTTTTTTATAATGTAATGTTTGCTGTTTTTGATAAGAAATCATCTGTCGGATAGTAGCTGTTTTTTACAAGAACATTTGGTCCAAGACATTTTACTGCAGGACAGTGACAGCTTAATGATTTTGCTGTTTTTGAAGCACTCCATTTGTCATATGCTTCTTGTAATGTGTTTGTTTGTATGTTTCCTAGAAGTGGAACATCACCAAAGTCCGTCACAATAATATTTCCATCGAAAATATTTACATTTAAACGAGAACGGCCATCTGGATCGTTACGAACGGTTACATTTTTGCTCTCTTGTAATTTTTTAAATGTGGCAATGTCTCGCTCGTCATCGCTACAAGCATAGAAAGGTAAAGTTCCAAATAACATCCATACATTTTCATCGCGAATTTCTAGTAAATGCTCAATCGCATCACGAATTTCAGCTTTTGTTAAAATCTCTAGATTACTCGCGAAGTCACTTGGATACATTGGGTGAACTTCATGACGTTTACAGCCCATCTCTTCGACGATTTGGCGGTGAATATGTTCAATATGTGGTAGAGTTCTTTTGTTTAACATTGTTTCGGCAGATACAAGTACACCTGCATCTGATAGAGCCTTACTATTTGTAATCATTCTTTCGAATAATTTTGCACGTTGTTCGTAAGTAGGTTTACGCTCCATCATTGCAAATCCGCCTTCAACGAAGTCATCAATTGTTCCCCAGTTATGAGAGATATGCAACACGTCTAAATAAGGAATAATTTGTTCGTAACGTGCTAAATCTATAGTTAAGTTAGAGTTGATTTGAGTGCGAACGCCTCGTTCATGGGCGTATTTTAAGAGTGGTGTTACATAGTTGTCGACGGATTTTTTTGAAAGCATAGGTTC from Bacillus cereus G9842 includes the following:
- the yfkAB gene encoding radical SAM/CxCxxxxC motif protein YfkAB; translation: MTISQKMKPITPSYDPWEAYMDLEEYGKLLLTNVEFTTTTLCNMRCEHCAVGYTLQPKDPNPLPMDLLLKRLDEIPHLRSLSITGGEPMLSKKSVDNYVTPLLKYAHERGVRTQINSNLTIDLARYEQIIPYLDVLHISHNWGTIDDFVEGGFAMMERKPTYEQRAKLFERMITNSKALSDAGVLVSAETMLNKRTLPHIEHIHRQIVEEMGCKRHEVHPMYPSDFASNLEILTKAEIRDAIEHLLEIRDENVWMLFGTLPFYACSDDERDIATFKKLQESKNVTVRNDPDGRSRLNVNIFDGNIIVTDFGDVPLLGNIQTNTLQEAYDKWSASKTAKSLSCHCPAVKCLGPNVLVKNSYYPTDDFLSKTANITL
- the cax gene encoding calcium/proton exchanger — encoded protein: MFNKIFLIVALIGVPLSVLGKTLHWPETIMFAVYCITIIALAGFMGRATESLAIVSGPRIGGLLNATFGNAVELIISIFALQAGLIEVVLASLTGSVLGNLLLVGGLSFFVGGLKYKRQSFNVYDARHNSALLIFAVVVAFVIPEIFSMKMDAGKTYQLSIGVSIIMIIMYIAALLFKLVTHRGVYQHKSDEVAHEEEPEWSKGKALLILAIATLAVAYVSEALVHTFETVAKSFGWSELFIGVIIVAIVGNAAEHASAIIMAYKNKVNIAVEIAIGSTLQIAMFVAPVLVLLSMFFAQRMPLVFTIPELVSMITAVFLTIAISNDGDTNWFEGGTLLAAYVIMGIGFYLL
- a CDS encoding YfkD famly protein, whose translation is MKRVYSICLSTMVSFILLFPNMSFAKTTVGTKMPSSVLNISKDNTFPNDAQDLPRLQPSKFAQELLKTANIKIENPDLIRMFNETTISNAPLAVGYRAKIYLGQWALHYESVDTSINWEYKQVNRNVYDNRGGDRLYPLRYKQETQKTVEGDLTADMKDAADVKKMMLLKALEKVQLPLSFKTTIGYGTGHERVYNISPSQLGYLYAYTPAVNEKGKVTFGEVYLVLKGNQKRLVVKNITSQGIGAAIPIHDHLFFKFISSSHSQ
- a CDS encoding pyridoxamine 5'-phosphate oxidase family protein is translated as MHLKEKIATIIQGQRTGVLSTVRNEKPHSAFMMFFHEDFVLYVATDRQSKKITDIEQNPNVHVLLGREGKKLDEDYIEVEGLASIEEDSTLKNKFWNNSLKRWLLGPEDPNYVLIKINPDTIYYIDGAGTTEPEFLRL